A genomic stretch from Chitinophaga agri includes:
- a CDS encoding helix-turn-helix domain-containing protein, which yields MSKQKQHIDTPPVFNNLVENYEHLGLPVELIDPNNDFTIHKLNDIHHELPYKSPVYRANFYSFLFVKNGHGKYTTDELEFCTEPGTIYFTNPGHYKSFEWRNLQEVFLVTMSESFLKENVHANIFEEFPFLLAETVPPRVLRPEEYAEFEPLYLQIYKEYFSHSPYKNKIMGNLFVVILLKIKEYFWKDYNPIYEGNRSSQIVKTFKRTLERHYRELSTGKATKVFRPQDYAAAQNLHPSYLNNVIKTKTGKSVTTWIIDKTITEAKSLLQNSGIPIKQIADQLGFAESSHFSNYFKKYTDSTPVLYRKQLGNTVN from the coding sequence ATGAGTAAGCAGAAACAGCATATAGACACACCACCGGTTTTTAACAACCTGGTAGAGAATTATGAGCACCTCGGACTGCCAGTCGAACTGATAGATCCCAATAACGATTTTACCATTCATAAACTGAACGACATCCATCACGAGCTACCGTACAAGTCTCCGGTTTACCGGGCGAATTTCTACTCTTTCCTGTTCGTTAAAAACGGTCATGGGAAATACACGACCGATGAACTGGAGTTTTGTACTGAGCCGGGAACGATCTATTTTACGAACCCTGGACACTATAAGTCATTTGAATGGAGGAATCTGCAGGAAGTCTTCCTTGTCACTATGAGTGAGTCCTTCCTTAAAGAAAACGTCCACGCGAATATCTTTGAGGAGTTCCCCTTCCTGCTCGCCGAAACAGTGCCTCCCCGTGTCCTCAGGCCAGAAGAATACGCCGAATTTGAACCGCTCTATCTGCAGATCTACAAAGAATATTTCTCTCACTCTCCCTATAAGAATAAGATAATGGGCAACCTGTTCGTTGTCATCCTGCTGAAGATAAAAGAATACTTCTGGAAAGACTACAACCCTATATACGAAGGCAACAGAAGCTCCCAGATCGTAAAGACCTTTAAACGTACCCTCGAGCGCCATTACCGTGAACTCAGCACCGGGAAAGCTACAAAGGTGTTCCGGCCGCAGGACTATGCCGCTGCGCAAAACCTCCACCCCAGTTACCTGAATAACGTCATTAAAACAAAGACCGGCAAGTCCGTTACTACCTGGATCATTGATAAAACCATTACAGAAGCTAAATCACTGCTCCAAAACTCAGGTATTCCCATCAAACAGATCGCAGATCAGCTGGGTTTTGCCGAGTCATCCCATTTCAGCAACTATTTTAAGAAATACACCGATTCAACTCCGGTATTATACCGAAAACAGCTGGGAAATACCGTTAATTAG
- a CDS encoding DUF4261 domain-containing protein, whose translation MNPSNTPETPAVISNEPAMLGCRLLFKQAPVIDYDSILEELKKLYPAVVNVGNMLFTFPDLPLESSEQTIHVQCAVMPVTPIRQLPETVLQQNWHWPAAAQEAATCTHELLINDLMTARLSYKSRHKLFIDFLQAVVKVAQPDVVYSLPAEKLLSPTQITDQLDTLINVRLFNISDAASPEMFMDTIGMHTFGLPDCQVRFSNADPNAMATLLRNFAYYIFEKGDVIEDGNTIQGPTPGSTLVCQYAPSLVAPAREAISLT comes from the coding sequence ATGAATCCATCGAACACACCTGAAACGCCAGCCGTTATATCTAATGAGCCTGCTATGCTGGGCTGCCGCCTGTTGTTTAAACAGGCCCCTGTTATTGACTACGACAGCATCCTGGAAGAGCTGAAAAAGCTGTATCCTGCCGTGGTAAATGTGGGAAACATGTTATTTACCTTTCCGGATCTACCCCTGGAGTCCTCAGAGCAGACCATACACGTCCAGTGTGCGGTGATGCCTGTAACGCCTATCCGCCAGCTACCGGAGACCGTCCTCCAGCAGAACTGGCACTGGCCGGCAGCTGCCCAGGAAGCCGCCACCTGCACCCACGAACTGCTGATCAACGACCTTATGACTGCCCGTTTATCTTATAAAAGCCGTCATAAGCTGTTTATCGACTTCCTCCAGGCCGTAGTAAAAGTCGCCCAACCAGACGTCGTGTATTCCCTGCCTGCAGAAAAACTGCTCAGTCCTACGCAGATCACCGATCAGTTAGACACCCTGATCAATGTCCGCCTCTTCAATATCTCCGACGCTGCCAGTCCGGAGATGTTTATGGATACCATCGGCATGCATACTTTCGGTCTGCCAGACTGCCAGGTACGTTTTTCCAACGCTGACCCCAATGCGATGGCGACCCTGCTGCGGAACTTCGCCTACTACATATTTGAAAAAGGAGATGTGATCGAGGATGGTAATACCATCCAGGGTCCGACTCCCGGTTCCACACTGGTGTGTCAATATGCGCCCTCTCTGGTAGCCCCGGCAAGAGAGGCGATCAGCCTGACCTAG
- a CDS encoding alpha/beta hydrolase family protein: MPLALSMKALFVCVLFFFVPFLSFQSFSQKKEIDKEACDKWQSIEEVAGQACLISNNGNFVAYHINNGNKGSDIFLKNLPTQKFLRFTNGYNPVILGDRHFLVQIPGDTLVIVDLKTMNTEYLSSVQSYTYSDVSNSSYIAYKLNDTSETVILIDAGHQYVHRFSHVHEFNFEPSCHFLILKSNSGIICYQYRKRYIQVVPNSENASNFIYNKRCNGIAYIDAGLNNRLILHDLMLNKSIVVLDNNSLGIKNEFILSNAGLKFSDDGKRIFFKVEKKQKFWLGTGNIKPITSDVNVWSYKDKILQERQLNEISDIDSRKYTFVVTLFTNRIAQLESDSLQLEAGSERTLFAILSTRMDDNEFYWNKEYRSLYLVSLTDGKKKLLFRSKYPGFSSVFFSKDQKFVIWFNGAEMHYYSYNLQSDSLKNISRFVGESLSVKNQRGEAAKMINKEYSFGGIQRVYKAESILVYGNNDIWQLDLNGRKLPVNVTGGYGQRHDVRFRILTSIEKVGHKSDQLLLWAFDNKTKQNGFWLAKNLSGSDPTKLTMDNYAYYFEPRAPINSVNTAEDPTRFKPIKARNADVFVVRRMNAEEAANLFLTSDFKSFSSITELSPQNDYEWLTTKRIDWVLPNGDQAEGILHLPENLDSNKQYPIIFNYYERRSECLNVFRIPELSGHNINIPWYVSRGYLVFEPDFYYKRGKTAQSIIETINAAISQLRRIPYVNEKRMGLQGQSHGGYETNVIITKTNFFAAACEMAGYSNVVSEYGSIRPGGVNNQIGPDLDQRNLGVFPWDHPEVFIENSPVFHINNITTPLLIVHNRKDGAVLFSQAIELYLGMRRMNKKVWLLEYDGEGHSITRENNKLDFTIRMQQFFDYYLKGKSTPRWMTQGIPAYLKGKDSGLEYDSINPIP, from the coding sequence ATGCCACTTGCACTTAGTATGAAAGCATTATTTGTATGTGTTTTGTTTTTTTTTGTTCCTTTTTTAAGTTTTCAATCCTTTAGTCAAAAGAAAGAAATTGATAAGGAGGCTTGCGACAAATGGCAATCTATAGAGGAGGTTGCTGGCCAGGCTTGCTTAATCAGTAATAATGGAAATTTCGTTGCGTATCACATCAATAATGGAAATAAAGGATCTGATATTTTTCTCAAGAACCTCCCCACTCAAAAATTCCTTCGATTTACAAATGGTTATAACCCAGTCATACTGGGAGACAGACATTTTCTTGTTCAAATACCGGGCGATACGCTAGTTATTGTTGATTTGAAAACAATGAATACTGAATATTTGAGCTCTGTTCAATCTTATACATATTCAGATGTTAGTAATAGTTCGTATATAGCTTACAAGCTAAATGATACTTCTGAAACTGTAATATTGATAGATGCAGGGCATCAATATGTTCACAGATTTTCACATGTTCATGAATTTAATTTTGAACCGTCATGTCATTTCCTGATTTTGAAATCAAATTCCGGAATAATATGTTATCAGTATAGGAAAAGATATATTCAAGTAGTTCCAAATTCAGAGAACGCATCAAATTTCATTTATAACAAAAGATGCAATGGGATAGCATATATTGACGCCGGTTTAAATAATAGACTGATTTTACATGATTTGATGTTGAACAAAAGTATAGTCGTTTTAGATAATAACAGTCTTGGAATCAAAAACGAATTTATTCTATCAAATGCCGGTTTGAAGTTTAGTGATGATGGTAAAAGGATTTTTTTTAAAGTAGAGAAAAAGCAGAAATTTTGGTTGGGTACTGGCAACATAAAGCCGATTACAAGTGATGTTAATGTATGGAGCTACAAAGATAAAATTTTACAAGAAAGACAGTTAAATGAAATTAGTGATATTGACTCCCGAAAGTACACATTTGTTGTTACACTGTTTACTAATAGGATAGCACAACTAGAATCGGATTCCTTACAATTAGAGGCTGGTTCGGAAAGAACACTGTTTGCTATTCTTAGCACAAGAATGGATGATAATGAATTTTATTGGAACAAGGAATATCGTTCTCTTTATCTTGTGTCTCTTACTGATGGCAAAAAAAAACTGCTTTTTCGTTCTAAATACCCAGGTTTTTCTTCAGTCTTTTTTTCAAAGGATCAAAAATTTGTTATATGGTTTAATGGTGCTGAAATGCATTATTATAGTTACAATCTTCAGAGTGATAGTTTGAAGAATATTTCCAGATTTGTTGGCGAATCCTTATCTGTTAAAAATCAGCGGGGAGAGGCAGCAAAGATGATCAATAAAGAATACTCCTTTGGCGGTATTCAGAGGGTGTATAAAGCTGAGTCTATATTAGTGTATGGAAATAATGACATTTGGCAATTAGATCTAAATGGAAGAAAACTGCCTGTGAATGTTACAGGAGGTTATGGTCAAAGACATGACGTTAGATTTAGAATTTTGACTTCTATTGAGAAGGTTGGTCATAAGTCTGATCAACTATTGCTCTGGGCGTTTGATAACAAAACAAAACAAAATGGTTTTTGGCTTGCAAAAAATTTGTCTGGATCAGATCCAACGAAGTTAACAATGGATAATTACGCATATTATTTTGAGCCAAGGGCACCAATCAATTCTGTAAATACTGCTGAGGATCCAACTAGGTTTAAGCCGATTAAAGCCAGAAATGCAGATGTGTTTGTTGTTAGACGAATGAATGCAGAAGAAGCGGCGAATTTATTTCTTACAAGCGATTTCAAAAGTTTTTCCTCAATCACTGAGCTATCTCCTCAGAATGATTATGAATGGCTAACCACCAAACGAATAGATTGGGTATTGCCAAATGGAGACCAGGCGGAAGGTATTTTACATCTTCCTGAAAATTTAGACTCAAATAAGCAATACCCGATAATATTTAATTATTATGAGCGTCGTAGTGAATGTTTAAATGTATTTAGGATACCGGAACTTTCTGGCCACAATATAAATATTCCATGGTATGTTAGTAGAGGATATTTGGTTTTTGAGCCTGATTTCTATTATAAGAGGGGTAAAACTGCTCAAAGTATTATTGAAACGATAAATGCAGCGATTTCTCAGTTGCGGCGTATACCATATGTGAATGAGAAACGTATGGGATTGCAGGGACAAAGTCATGGGGGTTATGAAACGAATGTAATAATAACCAAGACCAATTTTTTTGCTGCAGCGTGTGAGATGGCAGGATATTCCAATGTGGTGAGTGAATATGGTAGTATTCGCCCGGGAGGTGTGAACAATCAAATAGGTCCTGATCTTGATCAAAGAAATTTAGGAGTTTTCCCGTGGGATCATCCTGAAGTATTTATCGAAAACTCTCCCGTGTTTCATATTAACAATATTACTACTCCACTTCTTATTGTACATAATAGAAAAGATGGAGCAGTGTTATTTTCACAAGCCATTGAGTTATATCTTGGTATGCGAAGAATGAATAAGAAAGTCTGGTTACTTGAATATGATGGGGAAGGACATAGTATAACGAGGGAAAACAATAAACTTGACTTTACTATACGAATGCAGCAGTTTTTTGACTATTATCTCAAGGGTAAGTCAACACCGAGATGGATGACTCAAGGTATTCCTGCGTATCTAAAGGGAAAAGATTCGGGTTTAGAATACGACTCAATAAACCCGATACCATAA
- a CDS encoding sugar-binding domain-containing protein, whose product MVRYFCCFFLGFFILSLLLLTKCIGQNKPGWKIHQPSLRTKWADDVRQNSSIDEYPRPQMRREKWQNLNGIWNYAITDRNSNMPSHFKGEILVPYPIESALSGVKRQLLPTQVLWYKRRFFISNDYNQRVILHFGAVDWQASVFVNGKDVGSHTGGYTAFSCDITEALEKDSNELIVKVFDPTDQGIGPHGKQALNPTNIYYTASSGIWQTVWIEKVGINHIKSLRINPDINNSAVNVVVLGSSVDCLVEVTAKQGKKVVANVEGKVNQNIVLPIRNVKLWSPETPFLYDLEVKLKKRDSIVDNIESYFGMRNVTIQKDVDGFERIFLNNKPYYNLGALDQGFWPEGLYTAPTDKALAFDIALIKAMGFNTIRKHIKVEPARWYFHADKIGILVWQDFVNPNQGLPDGSRNEFEKQVKETIDQLYNYPCITTWVVFNEKWGQYDQKRITEWVKKYDFSRLVNGHSGELLYVNDKLRSPSPNAYEGSDMTDVHSYLYPRMPPYLTGKVRVLGEYGGAGAAVQGHLWDDLAKGWGYDSINNLKSLRNKYSAMVDSLVVLKKEGLSASIYTQPFDVESEQNGLITYDRKIVKIPFDTIQAINKRLVIQDNNNWIGKVKLSLTTAREDERSYEELLTEYKKGRRDSFFLRSLSILAQLNGNKIDAKELSDEYLRLVKNPLDQSNLKFIIKFTKSTDDIGFWILYNNMLSVNHVLGKDQAEAILTGIIENRHVTPFVSNNNVPKWDDILQTVKRKYGKLGEETVLQAQVLYAVDHKDWNLFKTCAPRWFDEYGSNRFWVGNDLLNNIAWSAFEHSLDRDVLETALKMSKKTLQIDQPALRIDTYANILYKLGRIKDAIMWEEKAVESKKGADDEAIYIEILNKMKNGKATWN is encoded by the coding sequence ATGGTTAGATATTTTTGTTGTTTTTTTCTTGGCTTCTTTATTTTATCATTGTTGTTGTTGACTAAATGTATTGGTCAGAATAAGCCTGGCTGGAAAATTCATCAGCCCTCTTTGAGGACAAAGTGGGCTGATGATGTTCGCCAGAATTCTTCAATTGACGAATATCCCAGACCTCAAATGAGGCGTGAGAAATGGCAAAATCTTAATGGAATCTGGAATTATGCGATTACTGACAGAAATTCAAACATGCCATCTCATTTCAAGGGGGAAATATTAGTCCCATATCCAATTGAATCTGCTCTGTCAGGAGTAAAGAGGCAACTGCTACCGACTCAGGTATTATGGTATAAGCGTAGATTTTTCATATCCAATGACTATAACCAGAGAGTAATATTGCATTTTGGGGCTGTAGACTGGCAGGCAAGTGTGTTTGTTAATGGGAAGGACGTAGGAAGTCATACTGGAGGATATACTGCATTTTCGTGTGATATAACGGAAGCTTTAGAGAAAGACTCTAATGAACTAATTGTAAAGGTTTTTGATCCAACTGATCAAGGTATTGGACCTCACGGAAAACAAGCATTAAATCCTACCAATATTTATTACACTGCAAGTTCTGGTATCTGGCAAACAGTATGGATTGAAAAAGTAGGTATTAATCATATAAAATCTTTGAGGATAAATCCGGATATTAATAACAGTGCTGTAAATGTCGTAGTGTTAGGTAGCTCGGTAGATTGTCTCGTGGAAGTTACAGCTAAACAGGGTAAAAAGGTGGTTGCAAATGTTGAGGGAAAGGTAAATCAGAATATTGTACTTCCAATTAGGAATGTCAAATTATGGAGTCCAGAAACCCCGTTTTTATATGATCTCGAAGTAAAGCTAAAAAAGAGGGATAGTATAGTTGACAACATTGAGAGTTATTTTGGAATGAGAAATGTAACTATTCAAAAGGACGTAGATGGATTCGAACGTATCTTCCTAAATAATAAACCTTATTATAATCTGGGTGCCCTTGATCAAGGTTTTTGGCCTGAAGGATTATACACGGCTCCTACAGACAAGGCACTCGCGTTTGATATTGCTTTGATAAAAGCTATGGGCTTTAATACGATTAGAAAACATATAAAGGTAGAGCCAGCAAGATGGTATTTCCACGCTGATAAAATTGGAATTCTGGTATGGCAGGATTTTGTAAATCCTAATCAAGGCCTGCCTGATGGTAGTCGAAATGAGTTTGAAAAACAAGTTAAAGAGACAATTGATCAGCTATATAATTATCCATGTATAACCACTTGGGTAGTATTTAACGAAAAATGGGGTCAGTATGATCAAAAGCGCATAACCGAATGGGTGAAAAAATATGACTTTTCGCGTTTGGTAAATGGACATTCAGGGGAGCTTCTATATGTAAATGACAAACTTAGAAGTCCTTCTCCTAATGCCTATGAAGGATCTGATATGACAGATGTACATTCCTATTTGTATCCACGAATGCCACCTTACCTTACTGGCAAGGTAAGGGTCTTGGGAGAATATGGAGGTGCTGGTGCCGCTGTCCAGGGGCATTTATGGGATGATTTGGCAAAAGGATGGGGATATGATAGTATAAATAACTTAAAATCGTTGAGAAATAAATATTCTGCAATGGTTGATTCACTTGTAGTATTGAAGAAAGAAGGATTAAGCGCATCAATTTATACTCAACCATTTGATGTTGAATCGGAGCAGAACGGACTTATCACCTATGACAGAAAGATTGTTAAAATTCCTTTTGATACTATTCAAGCTATAAACAAACGACTAGTTATACAAGACAATAATAATTGGATTGGAAAAGTCAAATTATCGCTCACGACTGCTCGAGAGGATGAAAGATCTTATGAGGAGTTGCTAACAGAATATAAAAAAGGTCGGAGAGATTCCTTTTTTCTACGTAGTCTATCAATTTTAGCTCAACTGAACGGCAATAAAATCGATGCTAAAGAACTAAGCGATGAATATTTGCGGCTTGTGAAAAATCCTTTGGACCAGAGTAACCTAAAATTCATTATTAAATTTACTAAGAGTACTGATGATATTGGGTTTTGGATATTATATAATAATATGCTCTCGGTTAATCATGTATTGGGTAAAGATCAAGCCGAGGCTATATTAACTGGTATTATAGAAAATCGTCATGTTACTCCGTTTGTTTCAAACAATAATGTCCCAAAATGGGATGATATATTACAAACGGTAAAAAGAAAATATGGCAAGCTTGGTGAAGAGACAGTTTTACAGGCACAGGTTTTATATGCAGTTGATCATAAGGATTGGAATCTATTTAAAACTTGCGCTCCACGTTGGTTTGATGAATATGGAAGTAATAGATTCTGGGTTGGTAATGATTTGCTTAACAATATAGCCTGGTCGGCCTTTGAGCACTCTTTAGACAGAGATGTACTGGAAACTGCTTTGAAAATGAGTAAAAAAACACTACAAATAGATCAACCCGCTTTAAGGATTGATACATATGCTAATATTCTTTATAAGTTAGGTAGAATCAAGGATGCTATAATGTGGGAGGAAAAGGCCGTTGAGAGTAAGAAAGGAGCTGATGACGAAGCTATATATATTGAGATATTGAATAAAATGAAGAATGGAAAGGCAACTTGGAATTAA
- a CDS encoding RagB/SusD family nutrient uptake outer membrane protein, whose amino-acid sequence MIFYKTKCNVHKYALQAAVIMIFFSSCKKLIEVNPPINQIIGGEMYSSNANAASVLTGIYVDMSNDGIFTGSRSISLVTGLSSDELISTTESFNILNIVYTNNLTNNGGELIFWADLYAYIYRANSAIEGISSSSAISAKVKQQLIAEAKFVRAFMYFYLVNLYGDVPLLTTTDVKLNSAPPRMANSLVYEQIITDLKDAQNTISDQYVSGDVISPTTERTRPNKMCITALLSRVYLYTKKWDLAEQEASKIINEKTLYELERLDNVFKLSSKEAIWQLQPVIPQLNTFDAITFVLAAGPNGTPAPGPNGQQYDRPVYLSASIFDEFETDDDRRNAWTDSVNVSGATYPYAFKYKEWLYGQARTEYLMVFRLAEQYLIRGEARAQMGRVYGSNSAEDDLNVIRTRAGLKSLGAFDKEKMLSLIYKERKFELFTEWGHRWFDLKRTDRIDNIMNIVAPQKGGSWASFKAIYPIPVQEIQRNPSLHGHQNPGYPEQ is encoded by the coding sequence ATGATATTTTATAAGACAAAATGCAATGTGCACAAATATGCTTTACAAGCTGCTGTGATAATGATATTTTTTTCTAGCTGTAAAAAACTGATTGAGGTAAACCCGCCTATCAACCAAATAATTGGCGGTGAAATGTATAGCTCCAATGCTAATGCAGCTTCTGTTTTGACAGGAATTTACGTTGATATGTCTAATGATGGCATTTTTACTGGCAGTCGTTCTATATCTCTAGTAACTGGCCTGTCAAGTGACGAGTTGATTTCGACTACAGAATCTTTTAATATACTAAATATCGTATATACAAATAATCTTACCAACAATGGAGGCGAGCTCATTTTTTGGGCGGATTTGTATGCTTACATTTATAGAGCTAATTCAGCCATTGAAGGGATATCTTCATCATCTGCTATATCGGCTAAAGTAAAACAGCAGTTAATTGCTGAAGCAAAATTCGTCAGGGCATTTATGTATTTCTATCTCGTGAACTTGTACGGAGATGTTCCCTTATTAACAACTACAGACGTAAAGTTAAATAGTGCACCACCAAGAATGGCAAATAGTCTGGTATATGAGCAGATTATAACTGATTTGAAGGATGCACAAAATACTATTTCTGACCAGTATGTGTCTGGAGATGTTATTAGTCCAACGACTGAAAGGACTCGACCTAATAAGATGTGCATTACGGCTTTGTTATCCAGAGTGTATTTGTATACAAAAAAATGGGATTTAGCAGAGCAGGAGGCGTCTAAAATTATTAACGAAAAAACATTGTATGAATTAGAGCGCTTAGATAATGTTTTTAAGTTGAGTAGTAAAGAAGCAATATGGCAGCTTCAACCAGTTATACCTCAATTAAACACTTTTGATGCTATTACATTTGTTTTAGCTGCAGGACCGAATGGAACACCTGCTCCTGGGCCTAATGGGCAACAGTATGATCGCCCGGTTTATTTGAGTGCAAGCATTTTTGATGAATTTGAGACAGATGATGATAGAAGAAATGCATGGACCGATTCTGTGAATGTAAGTGGCGCTACATATCCTTATGCATTTAAATATAAAGAATGGTTATATGGTCAGGCTAGAACTGAATATCTTATGGTTTTTAGGTTGGCGGAACAATATTTGATTCGTGGTGAAGCTAGAGCTCAAATGGGAAGAGTATATGGTAGCAACTCTGCAGAGGATGATTTGAATGTGATAAGAACAAGAGCCGGTTTGAAGAGTCTTGGAGCATTCGATAAAGAGAAAATGTTATCGCTTATTTATAAAGAGAGAAAATTTGAGTTGTTCACAGAATGGGGACATAGGTGGTTTGATCTGAAGCGCACAGACAGAATAGATAATATTATGAACATTGTTGCACCCCAGAAAGGAGGGAGTTGGGCTTCTTTTAAAGCAATTTATCCAATTCCTGTTCAGGAAATCCAGCGCAATCCAAGTTTACATGGACATCAAAATCCAGGTTATCCTGAACAATAG